In Mercenaria mercenaria strain notata chromosome 13, MADL_Memer_1, whole genome shotgun sequence, a single window of DNA contains:
- the LOC123558482 gene encoding uncharacterized protein LOC123558482, whose amino-acid sequence MDSSERKRKIGATKHCAYGTCNSDSRYPDRAEMRDVFFIRFPKPGKDFEKCQRWVKACCRVGFDETWVKKDTYICSLHFVGGNGPTDLHPDPIPANATKYDVQRIKKTPRRRIQRRLVLKESPNTVLKQTRSDNNQASQQPFNTPDGQETDDHDIATILLSLSEKVDNKENIPDEENEQPYNNPYMTDARVSSEIFTARKLCTKSSQTEAGSSQEIALRIKNKILENENENLKSKLEISQTLTKDTNVKRTVQVRCDFDFSELENDDKKSRFFTGLTYLQLLQLWKFLAPALPHLKYWNRKSVNKESLLISPKNAFLMTLMRLHNGYTNQDLAYRFGTSAANVSQIILTWIQFLYKQMLPLKKFMFADRGRIRELMPACFKKYKNLRCIIDCTEFFSQRPRNFQRQGNLFSSYKSHTTYKVLVAIAPNGSIMYKGIFC is encoded by the exons ATGGATAGTAGTGAGAGGAAGAGGAAAATAGGTGCAACAAAACATTGCGCATATGGAACGTGTAATAGTGACTCTAGATATCCGGACCGAGCTGAAATGCGTGATGTGTTTTTCATCAGATTTCCTAAGCCAGGAAAAGACTTCGAAAAATGTCAGCGATGGGTGAAGGCTTGTTGCAGGGTAGGATTTGATGAGACCTGGGTGAAGAAAGACACTTATATCTGCAGTCTACATTTTGTAGGTGGAAATGGGCCAACAGATTTACACCCGGATCCGATCCCGGCTAACGCCACAAAATATGAT gtaCAACGGATTAAGAAGACACCACGAAGACGGATACAAAGGCGTCTGGTATTGAAAGAATCACCAAACACTGTCCTTAAACAGACTAGGTCAGATAATAATCAAGCATCACAACAACCTTTCAACACACCGGATGGCCAAGAGACAGATGATCATGATATTGCGACAATTCTGCTGTCATTGAGTGAAAAG GTTGATAACAAAGAGAACATCCCAGACGAGGAAAATGAGCAGCCATACAATAATCCATACATGACTGACGCGCGG gtttcCAGTGAAATCTTTACCGCAAGAAAACTGTGTACAAAAAGTTCCCAGACGGAAGCAGGAAGTTCCCAAGAGATAGCACTTcgaataaagaacaaaattttagagaatgaaaatgaaaacttaaAGTCCAAACTTGAAATTTcacaaacattaacaaaagacacaaatgtaaagCGAACAGTACAAGTGCGTTGCGACTTCGATTTTTCGGAACtagaaaatgatgacaaaaaaagCAGGTTTTTCACAGGATTAACATATTTACAACTACTTCAGTTGTGGAAATTTCTGGCACCAGCTCTGCCACACTTAAAATATTGGAATCGCAAGTCAGTGAATAAAGAGTCGCTTCTCATCTCCccaaaaaatgcttttttaatgaCATTAATGCGTTTGCATAATGGATATACAAATCAGGATTTAGCTTACAGATTTGGAACAAGTGCTGCAAACGTTTCTCAGATAATTCTGACTTGGATTCAGTTTTTATACAAGCAGATGTTACCGTTAAAAAAGTTCATGTTTGCGGATCGTGGAAGAATCAGGGaattaatgccagcttgttttaaaaagtacaaaaatctaAGATGCATAATCGACTGCACAGAATTTTTTTCCCAGAGACCAAGAAATTTCCAACGACAAGGGAATCTTTTCTCATCTTACAAATCTCATACAACGTACAAAGTACTCGTTGCCATTGCGCCTAATGGTTCTATAATGTATAAAGGAATTTTCTGTTGA